In a genomic window of Lagopus muta isolate bLagMut1 chromosome 2, bLagMut1 primary, whole genome shotgun sequence:
- the ADCY3 gene encoding adenylate cyclase type 3 isoform X5 yields the protein MPRNRDFSEPEYSAEYSADYSVSLPSDPEHAVGRTHEVTVRSSGPCLCLPRFMRLTFAPESLENLYQTYFRRQRHETLLVLVVFAALFDCYVLLMCATVYAADKLAPALAAGTGLAAHVLLFALCKYRLLPERAARRFLPYVLWVLILAQIFCYLGLNFSRSPEASDTVGWQAFFVFSFFITLPLRLAPIVLITAVSCGVHTLVLGVTVAQQRQDALDEGTLLRQILSNIAIYLCAITVGTMSYYMADRKHRKAFLEARQSLEVKLNLEEQSQQQERLMLSILPKHVADEMLKDMKKDPSQKEMQQFNTMYMYRHENVSILFADIVGFTQLSSSCSAQELVKLLNELFARFDKLAAKYHQLRIKILGDCYYCICGLPDYREDHAVCSIMMGLAMVEAISYVREKTKTAVDMRVGVHSGTVLGGVLGQKRWQYDVWSTDVTVANKMEAGGIPGRVHISQSTMDCLKGEFEVEPGEGGSRCEYLKEKGIVTYLIVVPKQPLRNGINGVKLSLTSSHGGSPLLINTKERNGSASLARTSPEEPDESNARVRGTLENGDEDGEAVNPSFPNPRRRLRLRDLAERVIDASQNEQELNKLLNEALLERESVQALKGKSTFRLSMRFIDPEMETRYSVEKEKQSGAAFSCSCVVLFFTALVEVFIDPWLVANYVTFVVGEILLLILTLCSLAAIFPRVFPKKLVAFSTWIDRTRWARNTWAMAAIIIVTMADIVDMLSCQQDYSGTGNGTVVPPRPGGCWEQPKYYSYIAVLALVATIMLVQVSHMVKLTLMVLITGAAGTVNIYAWEHIFDQYDRRRSQQSMSSLVPSKYSMTAMIFIVMLSFYYFSRHVEKLARTLFLWKIDVHDQKERVYEMRRWNEALVTNMLPEHVARHFLGSKKRDEELYSQSYDEIGVMFASLPNFADFYTEESINNGGIECLRFLNEIISDFDALLDEPQFRCITKIKTIGSTYMAASGVTPDANTNGYSTKKETLSDKERWQHLADLADFALAMKVTLMNINYQSFNNFMLRIGMNKGAVLAGVIGARKPHYDIWGNTVNVASRMESTGVMGNIQVVEETHLILKEYGFRFVRRGAIYVKGKGELLTFFLKGREKQGSFVNGSSVTLPHQVVDSS from the exons TTTCTCGGAGCCCGAGTACTCGGCCGAGTACTCCGCCGACTACTCGGTGAGCCTGCCGTCGGACCCCGAGCACGCCGTGGGCCGGACCCACGAGGTGACGGTGCGCAGCTCGGGGCCGTGCCTCTGCCTGCCCCGCTTCATGCGCCTCACCTTCGCTCCCGAGTCCCTGGAGAACCTCTACCAGACCTACTTCCGTCGGCAACGCCACGAGACCCTCCTGGTGCTGGTGGTCTTCGCAGCCCTCTTCGATTGCTACGTCCTCCTCATGTGCGCCACGGTCTACGCTGCCGACAAGTTGGCCCCGGCCTTGGCAGCGGGGACCGGCTTGGCTGCCCACGTGTTGCTTTTTGCCCTCTGCAAATACAGGCTGCTACCTGAGCGCGCCGCCCGTCGCTTCCTGCCCTACGTCCTCTGGGTCCTCATCTTGGCCCAGATCTTCTGCTACTTGGGCCTCAACTTCTCGCGTTCGCCCGAGGCCAGCGACACGGTGGGCTGGCAGGCCTTCTTCGTCTTCTCCTTCTTCATCACGTTGCCGCTGCGCCTGGCGCCCATCGTGCTCATCACCGCCGTGTCCTGCGGCGTCCACACGCTGGTGCTCGGCGTCACCGTCGCCCAACAGAGGCAGGATGCCCTGGATGAGGGCACGCTGCTGAGACAG ATCCTGTCCAACATTGCCATCTACCTTTGTGCCATCACGGTGGGCACCATGTCCTACTACATGGCTGACCGCAAGCACCGCAAGGCCTTCCTGGAAGCACGGCAGTCCCTCGAGGTCAAGCTCAACctggaggagcagagccagcagcag GAGCGGCTGATGCTCTCCATCCTGCCCAAGCACGTGGCAGATGAGATGCTGAAGGATATGAAGAAGGACCCGAGCCAGAAGGAGATGCAGCAGTTCAACACCATGTACATGTACCGCCACGAGAATGTCAG CATCCTCTTTGCAGACATCGTGGGCTTCACGCAGCTCTCCTCATCCTGCAGTGCCCAGGAGCTGGTGAAGCTCCTCAACGAGCTCTTCGCCCGCTTCGACAAGCTGGCAGCC AAATACCACCAACTGCGCATCAAGATCCTGGGTGACTGCTATTACTGCATCTGTGGGCTGCCCGACTACCGGGAGGACCATGCTGTCTGCTCCATCATGATGGGGCTTGCCATGGTGGAAGCCATTTC TTACGTGCGGGAAAAGACTAAGACAGCAGTGGACATGCGTGTGGGAGTGCACAGCGGGACGGTGCTGGGCGGCGTGCTGGGCCAGAAGCGTTGGCAGTACGACGTGTGGTCCACCGACGTCACCGTGGCCAACAAGATGGAGGCAGGTGGCATCCCTGG GCGTGTGCACATCTCACAGAGCACCATGGATTGCTTGAAGGGCGAGTTCGAGGTGGAGCCAGGCGAGGGTGGCTCTCGCTGTGAGTACCTGAAGGAGAAGGGCATTGTCACCTACCTCATCGTGGTGCCCAAGCAGCCTCTACGCAACGGCATCAATGGGGTG AAGCTGTCACTGACCTCATCCCATGGAGGCTCCCCGCTGCTCATCAACACCAAGGAGCGCAACGGCAGTGCCAGCTTGGCGCGCACCAGCcctgaggaacctgatgagTCCAACGCCAGGGTGAGAGGCACCCTGGAgaatggggatgaggatggagaG GCTGTGAACCCATCCTTCCCCAACCCACGGCGTCGGCTGCGGCTCCGGGACCTGGCTGAGCGGGTAATCGACGCGTCGCAGAACGAGCAGGAGCTCAACAAGCTGCTCAACGAGGCCCTGCTGGAGCGCGAGTCTGTCCAGGC GCTGAAGGGGAAGAGCACCTTCCGGCTCTCCATGCGCTTCATTGACCCTGAGATGGAGACGCGCTACTCAgtggagaaggagaagcagagcggtgctgctttcagctgctcttGTGTTGTCCTTTTCTTCACTGCCTTGGTGGAGGTCTTCATCGACCCTTG GTTGGTGGCCAACTACGTGACCTTCGTGGTGGGGGAGATCCTGCTGCTCATCCTTACCCTCTGCTCACTGGCTGCCATTTTTCCCCGG GTCTTCCCCAAAAAGCTCGTGGCCTTCTCCACCTGGATTGACAGGACTCGCTGGGCACGCAACACCTGGGCCATGGCTGCCATCATCATTGTCACCATGGCTGATATTGTGGACATG ctcagctgtCAGCAGGACTACAGCGGGACAGGCAACGGGACGGTGGTGCCACCACGGCCAGGCGGCTGTTGGGAGCAGCCCAAGTACTACAGCTACATCGCCGTGCTGGCCCTGGTGGCCACCATCATGCTGGTGCAGGTCAGCCACATGGTCAAGCTGACTCTCATGGTGCTGATCACTGGGGCAGCCGGCACTGTCAACATCTACGCCTGGGAGCACATCTTCGATCAGTACGACCGGCGCCGCAGCCAGCAGAGCAT GTCCTCGCTGGTCCCCTCCAAGTACTCCATGACAGCCATGATCTTCATTGTGATGCTCAGCTTTTACTACTTCTCTCGCCAC GTAGAAAAGCTGGCCAGGACACTCTTCCTCTGGAAGATCGATGTCCACGACCAGAAGGAGCGGGTCTATGAGATGCGGCGCTGGAACGAGGCCCTTGTCACCAACATGCTGCCCGAGCACGTGGCCCGGCACTTCTTGGGCTCCAAGAAGCGGGACGAG GAGCTGTACAGCCAGTCCTACGATGAGATCGGCGTCATGTTTGCTTCTCTGCCCAACTTTGCTGACTTCTACACAGAGGAGAGCATCAACAACGGGGGCATCGAGTGCCTGCGGTTCCTCAACGAGATCATCTCTGACTTCGACGCA CTCCTGGACGAACCCCAATTCCGGTGTATCACCAAGATCAAAACCATCGGCAGCACCTACATGGCCGCGTCTGGAGTGACTCCTGATGCCAACACCAATGGCTACAGCACCAAG AAGGAGACCCTCTCGGATAAGGAGCGCTGGCAGCATTTAGCTGACCTCGCCGACTTTGCCTTGGCCATGAAGGTGACACTGATGAACATCAACTACCAGTCCTTCAACAACTTCATGCTGCGCATAG GCATGAACAAGGGAGCTGTGCTAGCAGGAGTCATTGGTGCCCGCAAGCCACACTATGACATCTGGGGCAACACAGTGAACGTGGCCAGCAGGATGGAGTCCACTGGTGTGATGGGGAACATACAG GTGGTAGAGGAGACGCACCTCATCCTGAAGGAGTACGGCTTCCGCTTTGTACGCCGTGGGGCCATCTATGTCAAGGGCAAAGGGGAGCTGCTCACTTTCTTCCTCAAGGGCCGGGAGAAGCAGGGCTCCTTCGTCAACGGCTCATCCGTCACCCTGCCCCATCAGGTGGTGGACAGCTCTTGA
- the ADCY3 gene encoding adenylate cyclase type 3 isoform X3, with protein MPRNRDFSEPEYSAEYSADYSVSLPSDPEHAVGRTHEVTVRSSGPCLCLPRFMRLTFAPESLENLYQTYFRRQRHETLLVLVVFAALFDCYVLLMLLPERAARRFLPYVLWVLILAQIFCYLGLNFSRSPEASDTVGWQAFFVFSFFITLPLRLAPIVLITAVSCGVHTLVLGVTVAQQRQDALDEGTLLRQILSNIAIYLCAITVGTMSYYMADRKHRKAFLEARQSLEVKLNLEEQSQQQERLMLSILPKHVADEMLKDMKKDPSQKEMQQFNTMYMYRHENVSILFADIVGFTQLSSSCSAQELVKLLNELFARFDKLAAKYHQLRIKILGDCYYCICGLPDYREDHAVCSIMMGLAMVEAISYVREKTKTAVDMRVGVHSGTVLGGVLGQKRWQYDVWSTDVTVANKMEAGGIPGRVHISQSTMDCLKGEFEVEPGEGGSRCEYLKEKGIVTYLIVVPKQPLRNGINGVKLSLTSSHGGSPLLINTKERNGSASLARTSPEEPDESNARVRGTLENGDEDGEAVNPSFPNPRRRLRLRDLAERVIDASQNEQELNKLLNEALLERESVQALKGKSTFRLSMRFIDPEMETRYSVEKEKQSGAAFSCSCVVLFFTALVEVFIDPWLVANYVTFVVGEILLLILTLCSLAAIFPRVFPKKLVAFSTWIDRTRWARNTWAMAAIIIVTMADIVDMLSCQQDYSGTGNGTVVPPRPGGCWEQPKYYSYIAVLALVATIMLVQVSHMVKLTLMVLITGAAGTVNIYAWEHIFDQYDRRRSQQSIRSSLVPSKYSMTAMIFIVMLSFYYFSRHVEKLARTLFLWKIDVHDQKERVYEMRRWNEALVTNMLPEHVARHFLGSKKRDEELYSQSYDEIGVMFASLPNFADFYTEESINNGGIECLRFLNEIISDFDALLDEPQFRCITKIKTIGSTYMAASGVTPDANTNGYSTKKETLSDKERWQHLADLADFALAMKVTLMNINYQSFNNFMLRIGMNKGAVLAGVIGARKPHYDIWGNTVNVASRMESTGVMGNIQVGQHDLGNQGDKLRIIQKYSQPLKCTVLCTGRESTASSIQQGWEWLTAPPSWERGKGAKSRAPQDNRQPGGWVNLLPKQHMGVHATCAVCWAGSPQPPTVSICPCRW; from the exons TTTCTCGGAGCCCGAGTACTCGGCCGAGTACTCCGCCGACTACTCGGTGAGCCTGCCGTCGGACCCCGAGCACGCCGTGGGCCGGACCCACGAGGTGACGGTGCGCAGCTCGGGGCCGTGCCTCTGCCTGCCCCGCTTCATGCGCCTCACCTTCGCTCCCGAGTCCCTGGAGAACCTCTACCAGACCTACTTCCGTCGGCAACGCCACGAGACCCTCCTGGTGCTGGTGGTCTTCGCAGCCCTCTTCGATTGCTACGTCCTCCTCAT GCTGCTACCTGAGCGCGCCGCCCGTCGCTTCCTGCCCTACGTCCTCTGGGTCCTCATCTTGGCCCAGATCTTCTGCTACTTGGGCCTCAACTTCTCGCGTTCGCCCGAGGCCAGCGACACGGTGGGCTGGCAGGCCTTCTTCGTCTTCTCCTTCTTCATCACGTTGCCGCTGCGCCTGGCGCCCATCGTGCTCATCACCGCCGTGTCCTGCGGCGTCCACACGCTGGTGCTCGGCGTCACCGTCGCCCAACAGAGGCAGGATGCCCTGGATGAGGGCACGCTGCTGAGACAG ATCCTGTCCAACATTGCCATCTACCTTTGTGCCATCACGGTGGGCACCATGTCCTACTACATGGCTGACCGCAAGCACCGCAAGGCCTTCCTGGAAGCACGGCAGTCCCTCGAGGTCAAGCTCAACctggaggagcagagccagcagcag GAGCGGCTGATGCTCTCCATCCTGCCCAAGCACGTGGCAGATGAGATGCTGAAGGATATGAAGAAGGACCCGAGCCAGAAGGAGATGCAGCAGTTCAACACCATGTACATGTACCGCCACGAGAATGTCAG CATCCTCTTTGCAGACATCGTGGGCTTCACGCAGCTCTCCTCATCCTGCAGTGCCCAGGAGCTGGTGAAGCTCCTCAACGAGCTCTTCGCCCGCTTCGACAAGCTGGCAGCC AAATACCACCAACTGCGCATCAAGATCCTGGGTGACTGCTATTACTGCATCTGTGGGCTGCCCGACTACCGGGAGGACCATGCTGTCTGCTCCATCATGATGGGGCTTGCCATGGTGGAAGCCATTTC TTACGTGCGGGAAAAGACTAAGACAGCAGTGGACATGCGTGTGGGAGTGCACAGCGGGACGGTGCTGGGCGGCGTGCTGGGCCAGAAGCGTTGGCAGTACGACGTGTGGTCCACCGACGTCACCGTGGCCAACAAGATGGAGGCAGGTGGCATCCCTGG GCGTGTGCACATCTCACAGAGCACCATGGATTGCTTGAAGGGCGAGTTCGAGGTGGAGCCAGGCGAGGGTGGCTCTCGCTGTGAGTACCTGAAGGAGAAGGGCATTGTCACCTACCTCATCGTGGTGCCCAAGCAGCCTCTACGCAACGGCATCAATGGGGTG AAGCTGTCACTGACCTCATCCCATGGAGGCTCCCCGCTGCTCATCAACACCAAGGAGCGCAACGGCAGTGCCAGCTTGGCGCGCACCAGCcctgaggaacctgatgagTCCAACGCCAGGGTGAGAGGCACCCTGGAgaatggggatgaggatggagaG GCTGTGAACCCATCCTTCCCCAACCCACGGCGTCGGCTGCGGCTCCGGGACCTGGCTGAGCGGGTAATCGACGCGTCGCAGAACGAGCAGGAGCTCAACAAGCTGCTCAACGAGGCCCTGCTGGAGCGCGAGTCTGTCCAGGC GCTGAAGGGGAAGAGCACCTTCCGGCTCTCCATGCGCTTCATTGACCCTGAGATGGAGACGCGCTACTCAgtggagaaggagaagcagagcggtgctgctttcagctgctcttGTGTTGTCCTTTTCTTCACTGCCTTGGTGGAGGTCTTCATCGACCCTTG GTTGGTGGCCAACTACGTGACCTTCGTGGTGGGGGAGATCCTGCTGCTCATCCTTACCCTCTGCTCACTGGCTGCCATTTTTCCCCGG GTCTTCCCCAAAAAGCTCGTGGCCTTCTCCACCTGGATTGACAGGACTCGCTGGGCACGCAACACCTGGGCCATGGCTGCCATCATCATTGTCACCATGGCTGATATTGTGGACATG ctcagctgtCAGCAGGACTACAGCGGGACAGGCAACGGGACGGTGGTGCCACCACGGCCAGGCGGCTGTTGGGAGCAGCCCAAGTACTACAGCTACATCGCCGTGCTGGCCCTGGTGGCCACCATCATGCTGGTGCAGGTCAGCCACATGGTCAAGCTGACTCTCATGGTGCTGATCACTGGGGCAGCCGGCACTGTCAACATCTACGCCTGGGAGCACATCTTCGATCAGTACGACCGGCGCCGCAGCCAGCAGAGCAT CAGGTCCTCGCTGGTCCCCTCCAAGTACTCCATGACAGCCATGATCTTCATTGTGATGCTCAGCTTTTACTACTTCTCTCGCCAC GTAGAAAAGCTGGCCAGGACACTCTTCCTCTGGAAGATCGATGTCCACGACCAGAAGGAGCGGGTCTATGAGATGCGGCGCTGGAACGAGGCCCTTGTCACCAACATGCTGCCCGAGCACGTGGCCCGGCACTTCTTGGGCTCCAAGAAGCGGGACGAG GAGCTGTACAGCCAGTCCTACGATGAGATCGGCGTCATGTTTGCTTCTCTGCCCAACTTTGCTGACTTCTACACAGAGGAGAGCATCAACAACGGGGGCATCGAGTGCCTGCGGTTCCTCAACGAGATCATCTCTGACTTCGACGCA CTCCTGGACGAACCCCAATTCCGGTGTATCACCAAGATCAAAACCATCGGCAGCACCTACATGGCCGCGTCTGGAGTGACTCCTGATGCCAACACCAATGGCTACAGCACCAAG AAGGAGACCCTCTCGGATAAGGAGCGCTGGCAGCATTTAGCTGACCTCGCCGACTTTGCCTTGGCCATGAAGGTGACACTGATGAACATCAACTACCAGTCCTTCAACAACTTCATGCTGCGCATAG GCATGAACAAGGGAGCTGTGCTAGCAGGAGTCATTGGTGCCCGCAAGCCACACTATGACATCTGGGGCAACACAGTGAACGTGGCCAGCAGGATGGAGTCCACTGGTGTGATGGGGAACATACAGGTGGGACAGCACGACCTGGGCAACCAAGGGGACAAACTGAGAATTATTCAGAAGTATTCACAGCCCTTGAAGTGCACTGTGCTTTGCACGGGAAGGgaaagcactgccagcagtattcagcagggctgggaatgGTTGACAGCTCCTCCAAGCTGGGAACGGGGCAAGGGGGCTAAAAGCAGGGCACCTCAAGACAACAGACAGCCTGGTGGGTGGGTAAACCTGTTGCCCAAGCAGCACATGGGGGTCCACGCtacctgtgctgtgtgctgggcagggTCTCCCCAGCCTCCCACGGTGTCCATTTGTCCCTGCAGGTGGTAG
- the ADCY3 gene encoding adenylate cyclase type 3 isoform X4: MPRNRDFSEPEYSAEYSADYSVSLPSDPEHAVGRTHEVTVRSSGPCLCLPRFMRLTFAPESLENLYQTYFRRQRHETLLVLVVFAALFDCYVLLMCATVYAADKLAPALAAGTGLAAHVLLFALCKYRLLPERAARRFLPYVLWVLILAQIFCYLGLNFSRSPEASDTVGWQAFFVFSFFITLPLRLAPIVLITAVSCGVHTLVLGVTVAQQRQDALDEGTLLRQILSNIAIYLCAITVGTMSYYMADRKHRKAFLEARQSLEVKLNLEEQSQQQERLMLSILPKHVADEMLKDMKKDPSQKEMQQFNTMYMYRHENVSILFADIVGFTQLSSSCSAQELVKLLNELFARFDKLAAKYHQLRIKILGDCYYCICGLPDYREDHAVCSIMMGLAMVEAISYVREKTKTAVDMRVGVHSGTVLGGVLGQKRWQYDVWSTDVTVANKMEAGGIPGRVHISQSTMDCLKGEFEVEPGEGGSRCEYLKEKGIVTYLIVVPKQPLRNGINGVKLSLTSSHGGSPLLINTKERNGSASLARTSPEEPDESNARVRGTLENGDEDGEAVNPSFPNPRRRLRLRDLAERVIDASQNEQELNKLLNEALLERESVQALKGKSTFRLSMRFIDPEMETRYSVEKEKQSGAAFSCSCVVLFFTALVEVFIDPWLVANYVTFVVGEILLLILTLCSLAAIFPRVFPKKLVAFSTWIDRTRWARNTWAMAAIIIVTMADIVDMLSCQQDYSGTGNGTVVPPRPGGCWEQPKYYSYIAVLALVATIMLVQVSHMVKLTLMVLITGAAGTVNIYAWEHIFDQYDRRRSQQSIRSSLVPSKYSMTAMIFIVMLSFYYFSRHVEKLARTLFLWKIDVHDQKERVYEMRRWNEALVTNMLPEHVARHFLGSKKRDEELYSQSYDEIGVMFASLPNFADFYTEESINNGGIECLRFLNEIISDFDALLDEPQFRCITKIKTIGSTYMAASGVTPDANTNGYSTKKETLSDKERWQHLADLADFALAMKVTLMNINYQSFNNFMLRIGMNKGAVLAGVIGARKPHYDIWGNTVNVASRMESTGVMGNIQVVEETHLILKEYGFRFVRRGAIYVKGKGELLTFFLKGREKQGSFVNGSSVTLPHQVVDSS, translated from the exons TTTCTCGGAGCCCGAGTACTCGGCCGAGTACTCCGCCGACTACTCGGTGAGCCTGCCGTCGGACCCCGAGCACGCCGTGGGCCGGACCCACGAGGTGACGGTGCGCAGCTCGGGGCCGTGCCTCTGCCTGCCCCGCTTCATGCGCCTCACCTTCGCTCCCGAGTCCCTGGAGAACCTCTACCAGACCTACTTCCGTCGGCAACGCCACGAGACCCTCCTGGTGCTGGTGGTCTTCGCAGCCCTCTTCGATTGCTACGTCCTCCTCATGTGCGCCACGGTCTACGCTGCCGACAAGTTGGCCCCGGCCTTGGCAGCGGGGACCGGCTTGGCTGCCCACGTGTTGCTTTTTGCCCTCTGCAAATACAGGCTGCTACCTGAGCGCGCCGCCCGTCGCTTCCTGCCCTACGTCCTCTGGGTCCTCATCTTGGCCCAGATCTTCTGCTACTTGGGCCTCAACTTCTCGCGTTCGCCCGAGGCCAGCGACACGGTGGGCTGGCAGGCCTTCTTCGTCTTCTCCTTCTTCATCACGTTGCCGCTGCGCCTGGCGCCCATCGTGCTCATCACCGCCGTGTCCTGCGGCGTCCACACGCTGGTGCTCGGCGTCACCGTCGCCCAACAGAGGCAGGATGCCCTGGATGAGGGCACGCTGCTGAGACAG ATCCTGTCCAACATTGCCATCTACCTTTGTGCCATCACGGTGGGCACCATGTCCTACTACATGGCTGACCGCAAGCACCGCAAGGCCTTCCTGGAAGCACGGCAGTCCCTCGAGGTCAAGCTCAACctggaggagcagagccagcagcag GAGCGGCTGATGCTCTCCATCCTGCCCAAGCACGTGGCAGATGAGATGCTGAAGGATATGAAGAAGGACCCGAGCCAGAAGGAGATGCAGCAGTTCAACACCATGTACATGTACCGCCACGAGAATGTCAG CATCCTCTTTGCAGACATCGTGGGCTTCACGCAGCTCTCCTCATCCTGCAGTGCCCAGGAGCTGGTGAAGCTCCTCAACGAGCTCTTCGCCCGCTTCGACAAGCTGGCAGCC AAATACCACCAACTGCGCATCAAGATCCTGGGTGACTGCTATTACTGCATCTGTGGGCTGCCCGACTACCGGGAGGACCATGCTGTCTGCTCCATCATGATGGGGCTTGCCATGGTGGAAGCCATTTC TTACGTGCGGGAAAAGACTAAGACAGCAGTGGACATGCGTGTGGGAGTGCACAGCGGGACGGTGCTGGGCGGCGTGCTGGGCCAGAAGCGTTGGCAGTACGACGTGTGGTCCACCGACGTCACCGTGGCCAACAAGATGGAGGCAGGTGGCATCCCTGG GCGTGTGCACATCTCACAGAGCACCATGGATTGCTTGAAGGGCGAGTTCGAGGTGGAGCCAGGCGAGGGTGGCTCTCGCTGTGAGTACCTGAAGGAGAAGGGCATTGTCACCTACCTCATCGTGGTGCCCAAGCAGCCTCTACGCAACGGCATCAATGGGGTG AAGCTGTCACTGACCTCATCCCATGGAGGCTCCCCGCTGCTCATCAACACCAAGGAGCGCAACGGCAGTGCCAGCTTGGCGCGCACCAGCcctgaggaacctgatgagTCCAACGCCAGGGTGAGAGGCACCCTGGAgaatggggatgaggatggagaG GCTGTGAACCCATCCTTCCCCAACCCACGGCGTCGGCTGCGGCTCCGGGACCTGGCTGAGCGGGTAATCGACGCGTCGCAGAACGAGCAGGAGCTCAACAAGCTGCTCAACGAGGCCCTGCTGGAGCGCGAGTCTGTCCAGGC GCTGAAGGGGAAGAGCACCTTCCGGCTCTCCATGCGCTTCATTGACCCTGAGATGGAGACGCGCTACTCAgtggagaaggagaagcagagcggtgctgctttcagctgctcttGTGTTGTCCTTTTCTTCACTGCCTTGGTGGAGGTCTTCATCGACCCTTG GTTGGTGGCCAACTACGTGACCTTCGTGGTGGGGGAGATCCTGCTGCTCATCCTTACCCTCTGCTCACTGGCTGCCATTTTTCCCCGG GTCTTCCCCAAAAAGCTCGTGGCCTTCTCCACCTGGATTGACAGGACTCGCTGGGCACGCAACACCTGGGCCATGGCTGCCATCATCATTGTCACCATGGCTGATATTGTGGACATG ctcagctgtCAGCAGGACTACAGCGGGACAGGCAACGGGACGGTGGTGCCACCACGGCCAGGCGGCTGTTGGGAGCAGCCCAAGTACTACAGCTACATCGCCGTGCTGGCCCTGGTGGCCACCATCATGCTGGTGCAGGTCAGCCACATGGTCAAGCTGACTCTCATGGTGCTGATCACTGGGGCAGCCGGCACTGTCAACATCTACGCCTGGGAGCACATCTTCGATCAGTACGACCGGCGCCGCAGCCAGCAGAGCAT CAGGTCCTCGCTGGTCCCCTCCAAGTACTCCATGACAGCCATGATCTTCATTGTGATGCTCAGCTTTTACTACTTCTCTCGCCAC GTAGAAAAGCTGGCCAGGACACTCTTCCTCTGGAAGATCGATGTCCACGACCAGAAGGAGCGGGTCTATGAGATGCGGCGCTGGAACGAGGCCCTTGTCACCAACATGCTGCCCGAGCACGTGGCCCGGCACTTCTTGGGCTCCAAGAAGCGGGACGAG GAGCTGTACAGCCAGTCCTACGATGAGATCGGCGTCATGTTTGCTTCTCTGCCCAACTTTGCTGACTTCTACACAGAGGAGAGCATCAACAACGGGGGCATCGAGTGCCTGCGGTTCCTCAACGAGATCATCTCTGACTTCGACGCA CTCCTGGACGAACCCCAATTCCGGTGTATCACCAAGATCAAAACCATCGGCAGCACCTACATGGCCGCGTCTGGAGTGACTCCTGATGCCAACACCAATGGCTACAGCACCAAG AAGGAGACCCTCTCGGATAAGGAGCGCTGGCAGCATTTAGCTGACCTCGCCGACTTTGCCTTGGCCATGAAGGTGACACTGATGAACATCAACTACCAGTCCTTCAACAACTTCATGCTGCGCATAG GCATGAACAAGGGAGCTGTGCTAGCAGGAGTCATTGGTGCCCGCAAGCCACACTATGACATCTGGGGCAACACAGTGAACGTGGCCAGCAGGATGGAGTCCACTGGTGTGATGGGGAACATACAG GTGGTAGAGGAGACGCACCTCATCCTGAAGGAGTACGGCTTCCGCTTTGTACGCCGTGGGGCCATCTATGTCAAGGGCAAAGGGGAGCTGCTCACTTTCTTCCTCAAGGGCCGGGAGAAGCAGGGCTCCTTCGTCAACGGCTCATCCGTCACCCTGCCCCATCAGGTGGTGGACAGCTCTTGA